One genomic window of Synechococcales cyanobacterium T60_A2020_003 includes the following:
- a CDS encoding GH3 auxin-responsive promoter family protein has product MTDLLISLLAAFAQCDRAAFLRKTHDPAKAQADFLRSLLQVQKDTVLGQLHGLGEIQTVDQFRQRVPIWPYQNYEPYIARAIAGKPNVMTADPVVYFNMTSGSTGSKKMIPVTRRSRNEVEKVNRLGIAFAAAAAHKRGLSLGKMLLASSAQSMGKTENGTPYGPVSVSGLRLMNGIYRRIFAYPFEALQVGDFETRHYVCLAFALREKNLKVIGANFPVLGLRLAQYLEQYSETLVNDVRNGGFADGLPIEPDLRAKLERLCPPNPKRADELEAILRTEGRLTPKAVWPNLSLIITARGGTSNFYLERFPEYFGDVPVYGGTYASAEAIFGIHRDANTDGVIPALSSGFYEFIPEDQWEVENPQTKLVHELTVGDRYRILVTNYNGLYRYDIGDVVEVEGYYNDTPTPLIIFRHRKGGVLCATTEKTTEFHVIQTMQQLQQEFDVALENFCVTLSKDLPSYYLLNIELADGQTLDNPQRFLHRFEAVLTKVQESYAAKRKGQIPPPHLRILAPGSFAQVRQRMIQRGVFEPQLKFPHISDDRQLLDGLTVLDEVPFAQEAIAARR; this is encoded by the coding sequence ATGACTGATCTTCTAATCTCTCTCCTTGCCGCATTTGCTCAGTGCGATCGCGCCGCGTTTCTGCGAAAAACCCACGATCCAGCCAAAGCCCAGGCCGATTTTTTGCGATCGCTCCTCCAGGTGCAGAAAGATACGGTACTGGGACAACTGCATGGACTGGGAGAGATCCAAACTGTCGATCAATTCCGGCAACGGGTTCCCATCTGGCCGTATCAGAACTACGAACCCTACATCGCCCGTGCGATCGCCGGAAAACCAAATGTAATGACCGCCGATCCTGTCGTGTACTTCAACATGACCAGCGGTTCGACGGGCAGTAAGAAAATGATTCCCGTGACGCGGCGATCGCGCAATGAGGTTGAAAAAGTGAATCGTCTGGGCATTGCCTTTGCCGCTGCTGCCGCCCACAAACGGGGGCTGTCCCTTGGCAAAATGCTGCTAGCCAGTTCGGCACAATCGATGGGCAAAACCGAAAATGGAACTCCTTACGGCCCGGTTAGCGTCAGCGGGTTGCGCCTCATGAACGGTATCTATCGCCGGATCTTTGCCTATCCCTTTGAAGCCCTCCAAGTCGGAGATTTTGAAACCCGGCATTATGTGTGTCTTGCCTTTGCTCTGCGCGAAAAAAACTTGAAGGTGATCGGTGCAAATTTCCCCGTATTGGGTCTGCGGTTGGCGCAATATCTAGAACAGTACTCGGAAACCTTGGTGAACGATGTCCGTAATGGTGGGTTTGCTGATGGGTTGCCTATTGAGCCGGATCTGCGTGCCAAGCTAGAACGCCTGTGTCCGCCAAATCCCAAACGAGCCGATGAGCTAGAGGCGATTTTACGCACCGAAGGACGCCTGACTCCTAAAGCGGTATGGCCGAATTTGTCGCTGATTATCACCGCACGGGGGGGAACATCGAACTTCTACCTGGAACGATTTCCAGAATACTTTGGTGATGTTCCGGTCTATGGCGGTACCTACGCCTCTGCAGAGGCGATCTTTGGCATTCATCGAGACGCTAATACCGATGGCGTCATTCCCGCGCTTAGCAGCGGCTTCTATGAATTCATCCCCGAAGATCAGTGGGAGGTGGAAAATCCCCAAACGAAGTTGGTGCATGAACTCACGGTGGGCGATCGCTACCGCATCTTAGTCACCAATTACAACGGTCTCTATCGGTATGACATTGGTGATGTGGTGGAAGTCGAAGGCTACTACAACGATACCCCTACTCCGCTAATTATCTTCCGACACCGCAAGGGTGGGGTTCTGTGCGCCACCACCGAGAAAACCACCGAGTTCCACGTGATTCAAACCATGCAGCAACTTCAGCAGGAGTTTGACGTGGCTTTAGAAAACTTCTGCGTGACTCTTTCTAAGGATTTGCCAAGTTATTATTTACTAAATATTGAACTAGCGGACGGGCAGACCCTAGACAATCCCCAGCGTTTTCTCCATCGCTTTGAAGCGGTGTTGACGAAGGTTCAGGAGTCCTATGCGGCGAAACGTAAGGGTCAGATCCCGCCCCCGCATCTTCGAATTCTGGCTCCGGGTAGCTTTGCCCAAGTGCGCCAGCGGATGATTCAGCGGGGGGTGTTTGAGCCCCAGCTTAAGTTTCCCCACATTAGCGACGATCGCCAGTTATTAGATGGTCTGACGGTACTAGACGAGGTTCCGTTTGCCCAAGAAGCGATCGCCGCTCGTCGTTAA
- the sodN gene encoding superoxide dismutase, Ni, whose product MFKSILSHLKTLIPAEAVHAHCDGPCGVYDPASARITAEAVLSMTKKILDLAPPAPGDAKAAIAYQNTLSRYIAIKEEQAQKTKEDLLILWTDYFKPVHLEKFPDLHDTFWKAAKLCSACKVEVSLEHAQELMDAVEKIHTMFWASKDRTVPFYKAS is encoded by the coding sequence ATGTTCAAATCGATTCTGTCACACCTGAAAACTTTGATTCCGGCAGAGGCTGTTCACGCCCATTGTGATGGTCCCTGTGGTGTATATGATCCGGCATCGGCTCGGATCACGGCTGAAGCCGTTCTGTCCATGACGAAGAAGATCCTGGATCTCGCTCCACCTGCGCCTGGTGATGCTAAAGCAGCGATCGCGTACCAAAATACGCTGTCTCGCTACATCGCTATCAAAGAGGAGCAAGCGCAGAAGACCAAGGAAGATCTGTTGATTCTCTGGACGGACTACTTCAAGCCTGTTCATCTTGAGAAGTTCCCCGATCTGCACGACACCTTCTGGAAGGCGGCCAAGCTATGTTCTGCTTGTAAAGTAGAGGTTAGCTTGGAGCATGCTCAAGAACTAATGGACGCTGTTGAAAAGATCCACACCATGTTCTGGGCTTCGAAGGATCGTACCGTTCCTTTTTACAAAGCAAGCTAG
- the sodX gene encoding nickel-type superoxide dismutase maturation protease, whose amino-acid sequence MSKSLELRDATGIDVLLWVLRRRSRVKVTGRSMTPLFQPGDELLVNPFAYQQSLPQMGDIVVAWHPQREGFKLIKRIVDITIDGYWLEGDNPNESTDSRSFGAIPVTSILGKVVCRF is encoded by the coding sequence ATGAGTAAGTCGCTGGAACTGCGTGACGCCACCGGAATAGATGTGTTGTTATGGGTTTTGAGACGGCGATCGCGGGTCAAGGTTACCGGAAGGTCGATGACTCCCTTGTTCCAACCGGGAGATGAACTGCTAGTCAATCCCTTCGCCTATCAACAATCCCTCCCCCAGATGGGGGACATCGTTGTAGCATGGCATCCCCAACGAGAAGGGTTTAAGCTCATCAAGCGAATTGTTGATATAACGATAGACGGCTATTGGTTAGAGGGAGATAATCCGAATGAGAGTACCGATAGCCGTTCCTTTGGTGCAATTCCAGTGACGTCCATTTTAGGAAAAGTAGTGTGTCGGTTTTAG
- a CDS encoding agmatinase family protein yields MGTEQNKLEHFDPSGIGLDNGNLLGLPFDYDSAETIILGVPWEVTVSYRPGTAYGPKAVLEASRQLDIYDIDHPHGWEQGIYMCPISAEILEKNSQLRQEVTKIIEAMEQGVEIESDPDLVRSRHLVNEGGHALNQWLFSQTQAALNAGKRVGLVGGDHSIPLGYLQALATRYANFGILHIDAHADLRDAYEGFQFSHASIMFNALDIPQITKLVQVGIRDLCHEEVALIERSPDRIHTFYDPRLKEELYAGTPWLDICQRIVETLPEYVYISFDVDGLDPKLCPETGTPVPGGLELEQVFCLFREVVRSDRHIIGFDVSEIGNAAWDGNVGARAVYKLCNLMSLSRLV; encoded by the coding sequence ATGGGGACTGAACAAAACAAACTAGAACATTTTGATCCAAGCGGCATTGGCCTAGATAACGGAAATTTGCTGGGTCTCCCCTTTGACTATGATTCAGCCGAAACGATTATTTTGGGTGTGCCGTGGGAAGTGACTGTCTCCTATCGTCCGGGAACGGCCTACGGCCCCAAAGCAGTTCTTGAAGCTTCGCGCCAGTTAGATATCTACGATATTGACCATCCTCACGGCTGGGAGCAGGGCATCTATATGTGTCCAATTTCTGCCGAGATTTTAGAGAAAAATAGCCAGCTTCGCCAAGAAGTAACCAAGATTATTGAAGCGATGGAGCAAGGCGTTGAGATTGAGTCCGATCCAGATTTGGTGCGATCGCGCCATCTCGTCAACGAGGGCGGACATGCTTTAAACCAATGGCTCTTTTCCCAAACTCAAGCGGCGCTAAATGCAGGCAAACGCGTCGGCTTGGTGGGTGGAGATCACAGCATTCCGTTGGGTTATCTCCAAGCGTTAGCCACACGCTATGCTAACTTTGGCATCCTCCACATTGACGCCCACGCCGATCTCCGCGATGCCTACGAGGGATTTCAATTTTCCCATGCGTCAATCATGTTCAACGCCCTCGACATTCCACAGATCACTAAGTTAGTGCAGGTGGGCATTCGCGATCTCTGTCATGAAGAAGTTGCCCTGATTGAGCGATCGCCCGATCGCATTCACACTTTCTACGACCCTCGATTGAAAGAAGAACTCTACGCGGGAACGCCCTGGCTCGATATTTGCCAGAGAATCGTAGAAACGCTACCAGAATATGTCTACATCAGTTTTGACGTTGATGGACTTGACCCCAAACTCTGTCCTGAAACGGGGACTCCCGTTCCCGGTGGCTTAGAGTTAGAGCAAGTCTTTTGTCTCTTTCGAGAAGTGGTGCGGAGCGATCGCCACATCATTGGTTTCGACGTATCGGAGATAGGTAATGCTGCCTGGGATGGCAATGTGGGTGCAAGGGCGGTATATAAGCTGTGTAATTTAATGAGTCTCTCGCGATTGGTGTAG